A stretch of Exiguobacterium sp. BMC-KP DNA encodes these proteins:
- a CDS encoding acyl-CoA thioesterase: MHTIEIPVRYAETDMMGIVYHSNYLVYLELARTELIQSLGLDYKEMEDAGYVSPVTNVNLDYKRSLTYGDTAVVTVWIDHYDGLRTIYGYTVKHPDGKLAVSAKTTHVVVKKENFRPIRLPKVFPNWHDIYEKMSETDAALLTEA, translated from the coding sequence ATGCACACGATTGAAATACCTGTCCGATACGCCGAGACGGACATGATGGGCATCGTCTATCATTCGAACTATCTCGTCTATTTGGAACTGGCACGGACAGAATTAATCCAATCCTTGGGTCTTGACTATAAGGAAATGGAAGATGCGGGATATGTCTCTCCGGTTACGAATGTCAATCTCGATTATAAACGTTCGTTGACGTACGGTGATACGGCAGTCGTCACGGTCTGGATTGATCATTACGATGGACTGCGGACGATTTATGGGTATACCGTCAAGCATCCGGACGGGAAGCTTGCGGTATCTGCGAAGACGACACATGTCGTCGTCAAAAAGGAAAACTTCCGTCCGATTCGTTTGCCGAAGGTGTTCCCGAACTGGCACGACATCTATGAGAAGATGAGCGAAACGGATGCAGCCCTGTTGACGGAGGCGTGA
- a CDS encoding M15 family metallopeptidase — protein sequence MKKIVTVSTLALLLAGCNPGDQQADDTTKTEQKSDETTQSNEETKKEDTAKDTNKEETNKTDETTKDETTKDETTKDDASDEATQEDQDSSDEATKDETEKKDDTTISDNNSTDKQKGTTSNKNKSSQDPNQEKQSKSKGETQVDDKSAEAKADLSLGNLVVVNKKYSLPIDYKPSDLVVPNVSFSYSGVLEQSYMRAPAAKQMEKMFAAAKSEGVTLNAVSGFRSGARQKVLYNNYVARDGKAAADQYSARPGHSEHQTGLTFDISSPSVGNGLTAALGDTKEGKWIANNAAKYGFIVRYDRGFQSRTGYTYEPWHIRYVGVDVATQIKNNGQTLEEYMKVGH from the coding sequence ATGAAAAAAATCGTAACCGTTAGTACATTAGCGCTTCTCCTTGCAGGATGTAATCCTGGGGATCAACAAGCGGATGATACGACGAAAACTGAACAGAAATCAGATGAGACAACACAATCAAACGAAGAAACGAAAAAAGAAGACACAGCAAAAGACACGAACAAAGAAGAAACAAACAAAACAGACGAAACAACAAAAGACGAAACAACAAAAGACGAAACAACAAAAGACGATGCGTCTGATGAGGCAACACAAGAAGATCAAGATTCTTCGGATGAAGCAACGAAGGATGAAACAGAAAAGAAAGATGATACAACTATTTCAGATAATAATTCAACAGACAAACAAAAAGGAACGACTAGCAACAAGAACAAGTCTTCGCAGGATCCAAACCAAGAAAAACAATCAAAATCGAAAGGTGAAACGCAAGTTGACGATAAGTCAGCAGAAGCGAAGGCTGACTTATCGCTTGGTAATCTCGTCGTCGTCAACAAGAAATACAGCTTACCGATCGACTACAAACCATCGGATCTCGTCGTACCAAACGTCAGCTTCTCTTACTCGGGTGTACTTGAGCAAAGCTACATGCGAGCGCCGGCAGCGAAACAGATGGAAAAGATGTTTGCTGCTGCAAAAAGTGAAGGCGTGACATTGAACGCTGTCAGTGGATTCCGTTCCGGCGCACGTCAAAAAGTATTGTATAATAATTATGTCGCACGTGATGGTAAGGCAGCTGCTGATCAATATTCAGCTCGTCCTGGCCATAGTGAACACCAGACAGGTCTCACTTTCGATATCTCATCACCAAGCGTAGGTAACGGATTAACAGCTGCTCTTGGTGATACGAAAGAAGGAAAATGGATCGCGAATAATGCAGCGAAGTATGGTTTCATCGTTCGTTACGACCGTGGATTCCAGTCGCGGACAGGTTATACGTATGAGCCATGGCACATTCGTTATGTCGGTGTCGATGTCGCGACACAAATTAAAAACAACGGACAGACTCTTGAGGAATATATGAAAGTCGGTCACTAA
- the plsY gene encoding glycerol-3-phosphate 1-O-acyltransferase PlsY codes for MIEIIGILVLGYLLGSIPFALLVGKWGHGIDIRQHGSGNLGTTNTFRVLGKKAGIIVLIGDLGKGAVASLVPILMAADVHPLFAGLAAVVGHIYPIFAKFKGGKAVATSGGMLLVTSPILFFFLLVSFLTTLRLSRMVSLSSIVAASIGIVVSITIGVLTNDWIVPTFFTVLALFVIFKHRDNIQRIRQGTESKIPLFAKKPSE; via the coding sequence ATGATTGAAATCATAGGGATTTTGGTTCTTGGCTATCTGCTTGGTTCGATTCCGTTCGCACTACTCGTTGGGAAGTGGGGGCATGGAATCGATATCCGTCAACACGGTAGCGGGAATCTCGGAACGACGAATACGTTCCGTGTCTTGGGGAAAAAAGCGGGGATCATCGTCTTGATTGGTGATCTTGGAAAAGGAGCTGTCGCGAGTCTCGTTCCGATTTTGATGGCGGCAGATGTTCACCCATTGTTTGCTGGACTAGCAGCAGTCGTCGGTCATATTTATCCGATCTTCGCGAAGTTCAAAGGTGGCAAAGCTGTCGCAACGTCTGGTGGGATGTTGCTCGTGACGAGCCCGATCCTATTCTTCTTTCTGCTCGTCTCCTTTTTGACGACGCTTCGTCTGAGCCGGATGGTTTCGCTCAGTTCGATCGTCGCAGCAAGTATCGGAATCGTCGTGTCGATCACGATTGGTGTCTTGACGAATGACTGGATCGTTCCAACGTTCTTTACAGTCCTTGCCTTGTTCGTCATCTTCAAGCACCGCGATAATATCCAACGGATTCGCCAAGGAACAGAGTCTAAGATTCCACTCTTTGCAAAGAAACCGTCTGAATGA
- a CDS encoding DeoR/GlpR family DNA-binding transcription regulator, translating into MSLLGEERKSRIMEWLEEEGKVMTKDLIERLDVSGETVRRYLEELERERQLKRVYGGAIYQGGKRETSISRRTDQLSRRLARYAKGWLSDYSCIFLGRGEPVEHLLPYLTGNATIVTNSLVVASHLEQCRKTGPFKGEIRLLGGTVDAYGQTVGVEVLQALDAYAFDACFLSFDGAEIERGFVSDDIESSLIQKAVISCTKDVYAFLANDEFQGNRKYKVAEFRRAKIVLSPASYPPSWEMKLFNERVNWMVVS; encoded by the coding sequence GTGTCGTTGTTAGGAGAAGAGCGGAAATCACGCATCATGGAATGGCTGGAAGAGGAAGGAAAAGTCATGACGAAGGATTTGATCGAACGTCTCGATGTCTCGGGAGAAACGGTACGACGCTACTTAGAGGAGCTAGAACGGGAACGTCAGCTAAAACGCGTATATGGGGGAGCGATTTATCAAGGCGGGAAACGAGAGACGTCGATTTCGCGCCGGACAGATCAACTGTCTCGCCGCTTAGCGCGTTATGCAAAAGGCTGGCTCAGTGATTATTCCTGTATCTTTTTAGGACGAGGTGAGCCAGTCGAGCATCTCTTGCCCTATCTGACGGGTAACGCGACGATCGTCACGAACTCACTAGTAGTTGCCAGTCACTTGGAGCAGTGCCGTAAGACGGGACCGTTCAAGGGAGAGATTCGGCTACTTGGCGGAACGGTCGATGCCTACGGGCAGACGGTCGGTGTCGAAGTATTGCAAGCACTGGATGCTTACGCTTTTGATGCCTGTTTCCTATCGTTTGATGGTGCTGAGATTGAGCGAGGCTTCGTCAGTGATGATATCGAATCGTCACTCATCCAAAAAGCGGTCATTAGTTGCACGAAAGATGTCTACGCCTTCTTAGCCAATGACGAATTCCAAGGAAATCGAAAATACAAGGTGGCGGAGTTCCGTCGTGCAAAAATTGTTCTCAGTCCAGCCTCTTATCCACCATCTTGGGAGATGAAACTGTTCAACGAACGCGTGAACTGGATGGTCGTCTCATGA
- a CDS encoding copper homeostasis protein CutC, which yields MLEIIASTVEEAVAAEQAGADRIELVSALSEGGLTPSYGLIRQVVSTVEIPVHVLVRPHSKSFVYSKADEETIITDIDLIRELGAAGIVVGSLTADGRVDEGFLGRIIKHKGELSLTFHRAIDSSRDILEAAEVLADFPEVDRILTSGGQATALEGKETIARLIKDYPDLIILPGSGITLENAEALLEATNASELHVGSAVLQDGVIQKERVEALTRLLG from the coding sequence ATGTTAGAAATCATCGCATCGACCGTAGAAGAAGCGGTCGCAGCAGAACAAGCCGGAGCGGACCGGATCGAGCTCGTTTCCGCATTATCCGAAGGGGGATTGACACCGAGTTATGGTTTGATCCGTCAAGTCGTCTCGACGGTTGAGATTCCAGTTCACGTCCTCGTTCGACCGCATAGTAAGTCGTTCGTCTATTCGAAAGCCGACGAAGAGACGATCATCACTGATATTGACTTGATCCGTGAACTCGGTGCTGCCGGGATTGTCGTCGGTTCCTTAACGGCTGACGGACGAGTCGACGAAGGATTCCTTGGTCGGATCATCAAACATAAAGGGGAGCTGTCATTGACGTTCCACCGGGCAATCGACAGTAGCCGTGATATTCTCGAAGCAGCAGAAGTGCTCGCTGATTTTCCAGAAGTTGATCGGATTTTGACATCAGGTGGTCAAGCGACGGCACTTGAAGGGAAAGAGACGATTGCGCGATTGATCAAGGACTATCCGGATTTGATCATCTTACCGGGATCCGGGATTACGCTTGAGAATGCAGAAGCTCTTCTTGAGGCAACGAATGCATCTGAACTACACGTGGGTTCAGCTGTTTTGCAAGACGGTGTCATCCAGAAAGAGCGTGTCGAGGCATTAACACGTCTGCTTGGTTGA
- a CDS encoding DUF975 family protein produces MNSKQLKQAALGSLKGRWLVGLSISIIYFLIFALAASRMSFDQDDIDSMVRFIALNMVVTIVLAPVTVGRTVAYLRFTRGESAGIGTLFEGFSSFRRAFRTIAAYAIVTVLVYVGSFLILPALYFYLAYRLVPYILVDRPELSFWQVLGESRRMMKGHKRELIMLYLSFIGWGILALLSTVGVIFLTPYFDTTMAHFYERLKPTRQSSVEG; encoded by the coding sequence ATGAATTCTAAACAATTAAAACAAGCCGCTCTCGGCTCATTAAAGGGACGTTGGTTGGTCGGATTAAGCATCTCGATCATCTACTTCCTCATCTTTGCGCTCGCTGCGAGTCGGATGTCATTTGATCAAGACGACATTGATAGTATGGTGCGCTTCATCGCCCTGAACATGGTCGTGACGATCGTCCTGGCTCCGGTGACAGTCGGTCGAACGGTTGCTTACTTACGCTTCACACGCGGAGAGTCTGCAGGAATCGGAACGTTGTTCGAAGGATTCTCGTCGTTTCGTCGTGCTTTCCGGACGATTGCCGCTTATGCGATCGTAACGGTTTTGGTGTATGTCGGGTCATTCTTGATCTTACCGGCACTCTACTTTTACTTAGCGTATCGCCTCGTACCGTACATTCTGGTCGACCGACCTGAATTGTCGTTTTGGCAAGTCCTCGGTGAGAGCCGCCGGATGATGAAAGGGCACAAACGTGAATTGATCATGCTTTACCTGAGTTTCATCGGCTGGGGGATCCTCGCACTACTTAGTACGGTCGGGGTCATCTTCTTGACGCCGTACTTCGACACGACGATGGCACACTTCTATGAACGCTTGAAACCAACCCGTCAATCATCCGTCGAAGGATGA
- a CDS encoding NAD(P)-dependent oxidoreductase, with translation MKTVGFIGLGVMGQGMVRNLRKAGFAVKGYNRTKEKGLALEADGVEIVDTIQEVVTDVDVVISIVGYPQDVEQIYLENGILDHAAPGTIVIDMTTSSPALAERIAKEATTRGLQALDAPVTGGDLGAKNGTLAILVGGEEDAFTQAKPLFEAMGKSISLFGGPGKGQSAKLANQIAIAGSMIGTAEMLLFVTRSGIDPTQFIETIKSGSAGSWSLENLIPRVIAENYSPGFFVKHFIKDMRLALERGAEMGIATPGLALVKDLYEELAEMGHADSGTQALYLLLAERSRASVE, from the coding sequence ATGAAGACAGTCGGTTTCATCGGATTAGGTGTCATGGGACAAGGAATGGTCCGCAATCTGCGTAAGGCAGGTTTTGCAGTCAAAGGCTACAATCGTACGAAAGAGAAAGGACTTGCCCTCGAAGCGGATGGTGTCGAAATCGTCGACACGATTCAAGAGGTCGTCACGGATGTCGACGTCGTCATCTCGATCGTTGGTTATCCGCAGGACGTCGAACAGATTTACTTAGAGAATGGGATTCTCGATCATGCTGCACCTGGAACGATCGTGATAGATATGACGACATCAAGTCCTGCACTTGCTGAACGGATTGCGAAGGAAGCAACGACTCGTGGGTTACAGGCACTTGACGCACCCGTCACAGGCGGCGACCTCGGTGCGAAGAACGGAACACTTGCGATTCTCGTCGGTGGTGAAGAAGACGCTTTTACGCAAGCGAAGCCGTTGTTTGAAGCGATGGGCAAATCGATTTCGCTCTTCGGTGGTCCCGGTAAAGGACAATCGGCGAAACTCGCGAACCAAATCGCGATCGCCGGCTCGATGATTGGGACAGCGGAGATGCTACTGTTCGTCACGCGGTCCGGCATCGATCCGACGCAATTCATCGAGACGATCAAGTCCGGATCTGCTGGTAGCTGGAGTCTTGAAAACTTGATTCCACGTGTCATCGCTGAAAACTACTCACCTGGTTTCTTCGTTAAACATTTCATCAAGGATATGCGTCTTGCGCTCGAACGAGGAGCCGAGATGGGTATCGCGACACCTGGTCTCGCACTCGTCAAGGATTTATATGAAGAACTTGCTGAGATGGGACACGCTGATTCCGGCACACAAGCACTTTATCTCTTACTCGCCGAACGCTCACGTGCTTCGGTAGAATGA
- a CDS encoding ABC transporter ATP-binding protein has translation MNAATFQSFYLLLKKTKPPVGLLSAAVSVSVIQALAALAIPWFLKTLIDGFTVDRLTPQLISLFVIVFVVQVVANALSIYWLQIVGQRIVANLRTLLWKHLLTLSIPFYDETKSGELVSRLNSDATTLQQLLSEQLVRLLTSLVSIIGAITILFFLDWQMTLVMVIAVPVTLLIIIPLVRKLHKISRETQKELAGLSGFFAEMLGEVRLVKSQATEDYELGRGKTRIENLYGYGVKEGRIQALLLPIFNVTLTTMLILIIGFGAYRVATNQITAGELVAFSLYLFQIMTPLVTMTEFITKLQKARGATERIIELLDETPESPGQLDAPRPFTDVTVERLSFGYNETPILQDVSFTLPRGKTTAIVGPSGSGKTTLFALLERFYQPTSGQIRLGHHLISDLTLSSWRQAIGYVAQDSPVLSGTIRDNLVYGLAEDVSEERIRDAARMANADTFIEEFSEGYETEIGERGVKLSGGQRQRIAIARALLRNPEILLLDEATSSLDSESERVVQEALERLMVGRTTFVIAHRLATVRHADQIIVLERGRISGIGTHESLVVDNPLYNKLVTQQFIGTERARGNHV, from the coding sequence ATGAACGCTGCGACGTTCCAATCTTTTTACCTGTTATTGAAAAAAACGAAACCCCCGGTCGGTTTATTATCCGCCGCAGTCTCCGTCTCCGTCATCCAAGCGCTAGCTGCACTCGCGATTCCTTGGTTCTTAAAAACATTAATCGACGGCTTTACGGTCGACCGACTGACACCGCAGTTGATCAGTCTGTTCGTGATCGTCTTCGTCGTCCAAGTCGTCGCGAACGCTCTGTCGATCTATTGGTTGCAGATTGTCGGTCAACGGATCGTCGCTAATTTACGGACGCTTCTATGGAAACATTTATTGACACTGTCGATTCCGTTCTACGATGAGACGAAGTCCGGTGAGCTCGTCTCACGACTTAATAGTGACGCGACGACGCTCCAACAATTGCTGTCGGAACAACTCGTTCGCCTACTGACGTCACTCGTTTCGATCATCGGTGCGATTACGATCTTATTCTTCCTCGACTGGCAGATGACACTTGTCATGGTCATCGCTGTGCCCGTGACGCTATTGATCATCATTCCACTCGTTCGGAAGCTGCATAAGATTTCTCGCGAGACGCAAAAAGAACTTGCTGGATTATCTGGCTTTTTTGCTGAGATGCTGGGTGAAGTCCGGCTCGTCAAATCACAAGCGACAGAAGACTATGAGCTGGGACGAGGAAAAACGCGGATTGAGAATTTGTACGGATACGGCGTCAAAGAAGGACGAATCCAAGCCCTTCTGTTACCAATCTTTAACGTCACCTTGACGACGATGTTGATTTTAATCATCGGCTTTGGTGCGTACCGGGTCGCGACGAACCAAATCACCGCTGGCGAACTCGTCGCCTTTTCGCTCTATTTGTTCCAAATCATGACGCCGCTCGTGACGATGACTGAATTCATCACGAAATTACAGAAGGCACGTGGGGCAACGGAGCGGATCATCGAACTCCTTGATGAGACACCAGAGTCACCAGGACAACTTGACGCACCTCGTCCCTTCACAGACGTCACCGTCGAACGGTTATCGTTCGGTTATAATGAAACACCCATCTTACAAGACGTCAGCTTTACGTTACCACGCGGTAAAACGACCGCCATCGTCGGTCCGAGTGGTTCCGGTAAAACAACGTTGTTTGCTTTGCTCGAACGCTTTTATCAACCGACGTCCGGGCAGATTCGACTTGGTCACCACCTGATTTCTGATTTGACATTGTCGTCTTGGCGTCAAGCGATTGGTTACGTCGCGCAGGACTCCCCCGTCTTATCCGGGACGATTCGCGATAATCTCGTCTACGGTCTTGCTGAAGATGTCAGTGAGGAACGGATTCGTGATGCTGCCCGTATGGCGAATGCCGATACGTTCATCGAAGAGTTTTCCGAAGGATATGAAACGGAGATTGGCGAACGAGGCGTCAAGTTGTCCGGTGGTCAACGCCAGCGGATTGCCATTGCACGTGCGCTCTTGCGCAATCCAGAAATACTATTACTGGATGAAGCAACGTCTAGTCTCGACTCAGAATCGGAACGTGTCGTTCAAGAAGCGCTGGAGCGCTTGATGGTCGGACGGACGACGTTCGTCATCGCCCATCGTCTTGCGACGGTCCGTCATGCCGATCAAATCATCGTCCTTGAAAGAGGTCGAATTTCTGGGATTGGGACACATGAGAGTCTTGTCGTCGACAATCCATTGTATAATAAGCTCGTAACGCAACAATTCATCGGCACGGAACGTGCAAGGGGGAATCACGTATGA
- a CDS encoding YaiI/YqxD family protein, translating into MSIFVDADGCPVVDLVIRHRQGHDVFLVCDTAHQMVRDGAATITVGQGPDAVDYAIVNRMKRGDLVVTQDYGLAALVLARGGLAIDQNGRQFTNDNIDLLLHTRHVGQQIRRAGGRTKGPKKRTRDADRAFEEAFRALVQTSI; encoded by the coding sequence ATGTCTATTTTCGTAGATGCGGACGGATGTCCCGTTGTCGATCTCGTCATTCGACACCGACAGGGACATGACGTCTTTTTAGTGTGTGATACAGCGCATCAAATGGTGCGGGATGGAGCGGCGACGATCACAGTCGGACAAGGACCGGATGCCGTCGACTATGCGATCGTCAATCGGATGAAACGCGGGGATCTCGTCGTCACTCAAGATTATGGATTAGCAGCACTTGTCTTAGCACGCGGAGGACTTGCGATCGATCAAAACGGTCGTCAGTTCACGAACGATAATATCGATCTATTGCTTCACACGCGTCATGTCGGGCAACAAATCCGGCGAGCAGGTGGGCGGACGAAGGGTCCGAAAAAGCGGACACGTGACGCCGATCGAGCCTTTGAAGAGGCATTTCGTGCATTAGTGCAAACAAGCATATGA
- a CDS encoding ATP-binding protein, producing the protein MKRILRDHSKDRPYRLRQGTLPATAEAPLTTLDQREIDRLQQNLREVELKLKQRNEIMEALATQNVEAACETVLTILLQLLGIEEGAILLYRREQLNHFVAQGIDEMELIEKDLDQYSVLRRAFVMRKSVQLPVDDQYESAIPVQSPSNGQVVGLLYIRHAFPQFNLEQVGDLLDLSRKLGMTLERHLLFHQMEHEKIKTYQLLDSIREAVLYIESSGEQIYANQALLNMFPPKLVNQAQGFRHAYERATSLFEHVDQPEALHDYIGQLMNGDIPGETIELSAFRGNLLLSAYAERIAIANVEWGMMLVLRDVTKDKELDLKQAEFVSIVSHELRTPLSSIMGFTELLMKREVDPKRQQRYLQTIHSETVRLAELINDILEIQKGEDSTHGTQKEPLDLKQLMFEMKPMFDLASRAHRISVQFEPGSYTIPASNEKMKQLFTNLIMNAIKYSPEGGAIRIKGMIQSDMLRIEISDEGLGIPEKALPYIFDKFYRADNSDTRKIGGTGLGLAICRMIVLDHGGAISVQSTEGEGSTFIIQLPVDE; encoded by the coding sequence TTGAAACGAATTTTACGCGACCATTCGAAGGATCGTCCATACCGATTGCGCCAAGGGACGCTTCCGGCAACAGCTGAAGCACCACTCACGACACTCGATCAACGTGAAATCGACCGCTTGCAACAGAATTTACGGGAAGTGGAATTAAAATTGAAGCAGCGCAATGAAATCATGGAAGCGTTAGCGACACAAAATGTCGAAGCGGCTTGTGAGACGGTCCTCACAATCTTGTTACAACTCCTTGGGATCGAAGAGGGGGCGATTCTCTTGTATCGTCGCGAGCAGTTGAATCATTTCGTTGCACAAGGCATCGATGAGATGGAGCTGATTGAAAAAGACCTCGATCAATATTCGGTCTTACGTCGTGCGTTCGTCATGCGTAAATCCGTCCAGTTGCCGGTAGATGATCAGTATGAGTCCGCGATTCCAGTCCAGTCACCAAGTAATGGACAAGTCGTCGGATTACTCTACATCCGTCATGCTTTTCCTCAATTCAATCTCGAACAAGTCGGAGACTTACTAGATTTATCTCGAAAACTCGGGATGACACTTGAACGCCATCTGTTGTTCCATCAAATGGAGCATGAAAAAATCAAGACGTATCAGCTCCTTGATTCGATTCGGGAAGCTGTCCTCTACATTGAGAGTAGCGGCGAACAGATTTATGCGAACCAAGCCTTGTTGAACATGTTTCCTCCAAAACTCGTCAATCAAGCGCAAGGATTCCGGCATGCTTATGAACGGGCAACATCATTGTTCGAACACGTCGATCAGCCAGAAGCGCTTCATGACTACATCGGTCAACTGATGAACGGGGATATACCAGGAGAAACGATCGAACTTTCCGCATTTCGGGGGAACTTATTGCTGAGTGCCTATGCTGAACGGATTGCGATTGCAAACGTCGAATGGGGAATGATGCTCGTCTTACGTGACGTGACGAAGGATAAAGAACTTGACCTCAAGCAGGCAGAGTTCGTTTCGATCGTATCACACGAGTTACGGACACCCCTCTCTTCGATCATGGGCTTTACAGAGCTACTGATGAAACGAGAAGTGGATCCGAAGCGTCAGCAACGTTATCTCCAGACGATTCACTCGGAAACGGTCCGGTTGGCGGAATTAATCAATGATATCTTAGAAATTCAAAAAGGTGAGGACTCGACGCATGGCACACAAAAAGAGCCGCTCGATCTGAAGCAGCTGATGTTCGAGATGAAACCGATGTTTGATCTCGCAAGTCGGGCGCATCGGATCAGTGTGCAGTTCGAGCCCGGTTCCTATACGATTCCTGCAAGCAATGAAAAAATGAAGCAACTGTTTACGAACTTGATCATGAACGCGATTAAATACTCACCCGAAGGCGGTGCGATTCGAATCAAAGGTATGATTCAATCTGACATGCTGCGGATTGAAATTTCCGATGAAGGACTTGGGATACCAGAAAAGGCACTCCCGTATATCTTTGATAAGTTTTACCGAGCCGACAATTCGGATACACGTAAAATCGGTGGGACCGGCTTAGGGCTCGCGATTTGTCGAATGATCGTCCTTGATCATGGAGGAGCAATCTCCGTTCAATCAACAGAAGGAGAAGGTAGTACCTTCATCATTCAACTTCCAGTTGACGAATGA
- a CDS encoding EAL domain-containing protein: MKNNAHIRYEALHPLVEEILEKLSERIGVNTLFFALNDSYSNFVVKAINQERQLIEEGSTHVFQHVLCKLVVDETDGKVSISELLNDPLTVNHPVTKALGNGSFMGVAIKNAENEKIGTLCAFDDQPFDFKEQDIALVERYADIISKSINVETYVIKDALTDVYNERYMNRLISSVTIHPAFLMVLNLDRFHAINATHGYRVGNEVLREIASRLKYVPLPNHVVGRMDGNEFVVLAALEQEQEFEQHAIDYARMITEAIEKPIVGVADEPIHVTASSGVSLLTGDMTSRQTQIYAAEALMQQVKHDGKHRTSFVNPDRSAEQHPFASVLETELSHALERGQFELYYQWIVDAKQERFVAVEALLRWNHPVLGFVSPTDFIPIAEKMDIFPDIGRFTICQAILDQRRLEETFGRKISVAVNLSASQFESDQLFAELLRLTEESYFPEERLILEIREEVLQTRRRFAIKRLEQLRQAGYRLTVDHFGSHYASLNSLLRLPVQAVKLDPIFTRRLVQNQLERSMIRSVQSLTSALNIALVIQEVETPSQLQHIQSLDESLYVQGYEVHHPQPVESLLVEDIARGRTEV, from the coding sequence GTGAAGAATAACGCACATATCCGCTACGAAGCGCTCCATCCGCTCGTCGAAGAGATTCTGGAAAAGCTTAGTGAACGGATTGGCGTCAACACGTTGTTTTTTGCATTAAATGATTCATATAGTAACTTTGTCGTCAAGGCAATCAATCAAGAGCGACAGTTGATCGAAGAAGGATCGACCCATGTCTTCCAACACGTCCTCTGTAAGCTAGTCGTCGATGAAACGGATGGAAAGGTGTCAATCAGCGAATTGCTGAATGATCCGTTGACGGTCAATCATCCGGTTACCAAAGCACTGGGGAACGGGAGTTTCATGGGAGTGGCAATCAAGAATGCTGAGAATGAAAAAATCGGAACATTGTGCGCTTTTGACGACCAACCATTCGACTTCAAGGAGCAGGATATTGCACTTGTGGAACGGTATGCTGACATCATTAGTAAATCAATCAATGTCGAAACGTATGTCATCAAAGATGCTTTAACGGATGTCTATAACGAACGCTATATGAATCGCTTGATTTCCAGTGTGACGATTCATCCAGCTTTCTTGATGGTCTTGAATCTCGACCGTTTTCATGCGATCAATGCTACGCATGGTTATCGGGTAGGGAATGAAGTATTACGGGAAATCGCGAGCCGCTTGAAGTATGTGCCGTTACCGAATCATGTTGTTGGACGGATGGATGGTAATGAGTTCGTTGTTCTAGCAGCACTTGAGCAGGAACAGGAATTTGAACAGCATGCAATAGATTATGCCCGTATGATTACGGAAGCGATCGAGAAACCAATCGTTGGTGTCGCAGACGAACCGATTCATGTGACGGCATCATCTGGTGTCAGTCTCTTGACCGGTGACATGACGAGTCGTCAGACGCAGATTTATGCGGCGGAAGCCTTGATGCAACAAGTCAAACATGACGGCAAGCATCGGACATCGTTCGTTAATCCGGATCGAAGCGCGGAACAACATCCCTTTGCATCCGTTCTCGAGACCGAATTATCCCATGCCCTTGAACGCGGGCAGTTCGAACTCTACTACCAGTGGATCGTGGATGCGAAACAAGAACGTTTCGTTGCCGTTGAAGCATTACTACGTTGGAATCACCCAGTGCTTGGTTTCGTTAGTCCAACGGATTTCATTCCGATTGCCGAGAAGATGGATATTTTCCCTGACATTGGTCGTTTTACGATTTGTCAGGCCATTCTAGATCAACGTCGGCTAGAGGAAACGTTTGGTCGGAAGATTTCGGTTGCCGTCAATCTATCAGCGAGTCAGTTCGAGTCAGATCAACTGTTTGCAGAGTTACTTCGATTAACGGAAGAGTCTTATTTTCCAGAAGAACGACTCATTCTTGAAATCCGAGAAGAAGTATTGCAAACACGTCGTCGTTTTGCCATCAAACGCTTGGAACAACTGCGTCAAGCGGGCTATCGTCTGACCGTTGATCATTTCGGCAGTCATTACGCGTCACTCAACTCGTTGTTGCGTTTACCTGTCCAGGCGGTCAAACTCGATCCGATCTTTACGCGGCGTCTCGTTCAGAATCAATTGGAGCGCTCGATGATTCGGTCAGTTCAATCTTTAACGTCTGCTCTAAACATCGCGTTAGTCATTCAAGAAGTCGAAACACCGTCTCAACTGCAACACATTCAATCACTCGATGAATCATTATATGTGCAAGGGTACGAGGTCCATCATCCACAGCCGGTCGAATCCTTACTCGTCGAAGACATCGCGCGGGGACGAACAGAGGTTTAA